A window from Setaria italica strain Yugu1 chromosome VIII, Setaria_italica_v2.0, whole genome shotgun sequence encodes these proteins:
- the LOC101769847 gene encoding RHOMBOID-like protein 2, producing MMKPGAGEEDVQVLVERPYSHENRRPPDHHPVPRQGQQLIRARPYYRRWSPWLVSAATVACVALFLVTMYVNDCPKHNSNCAAGFLGRFAFQPLKENPLLGPSSATLVKMGALHVYKVVHGRQGWRLITCMWLHAGVVHLLINMLCLVFIGIRLEQEFGFARIGLVYLISGFGGSLMSALFIRSSVVSVGASGALFGLIGSMLSELITNWSLYANKAAALASLVLVIAVNLALGILPHVDNFAHIGGLVSGFLLGFVFLVRPQFAWLDHQRMVAAAAAAAAASGGAPPPPPPAGAAGGAVKRKHKTYQYVLWAAAAVLLVVGFAVATVLLFRGYNANEHCSWCRYLSCVPTKRWKCDSSPT from the exons ATGATGAAGcctggcgccggcgaggaggacgtgcaggtgCTGGTGGAGCGCCCCTACTCCCACGAGAACCGCCGCCCCCCCGATCACCATCCCGTTCCCAGGCAGGGGCAACAACTTATCAGGGCGCGGCCCTACTACCGGCGGTGGTCGCCGTGGCTCGTGtcggccgccaccgtcgcctgcGTCGCCCTCTTCCTCGTCACCATGTACGTCAACGACTGCCCCAAGCACAACTCCAACTGCGCCGCCGGCTTCCTCGGACGGTTCGCCTTCCAGCCGCTCAAGGAGAACCCGCTCCTCGGGCCCTCATCCGCAAC GTTGGTGAAGATGGGCGCTCTCCATGTGTACAAGGTCGTCCATGGCCGGCAAGGATGGCGTCTGATCACGTGCATGTGGCTTCACGCCGGAGTTGTTCATCTGCTCATCAACATGCTCTGCCTCGTGTTCATCGGCATACGGCTGGAGCAAGAATTCGGGTTCG CGCGGATCGGCCTGGTGTACCTGATCTCCGGGTTCGGCGGGAGCCTGATGTCCGCCCTGTTCATCCGGTCGAGCGTCGTCTCCGTGGGCGCGTCGGGTGCTCTGTTCGGCCTGATCGGGTCGATGCTGTCGGAGCTGATCACCAACTGGTCGCTCTACGCCAACAAGGCGGCCGCCCTGGCGTCGCTGGTGCTGGTGATCGCCGTCAACCTCGCCCTCGGCATCCTCCCCCACGTCGACAACTTCGCCCACATCGGCGGCCTCGTCTCCGGCTTCCTCCTCGgcttcgtcttcctcgtccGCCCCCAGTTCGCATGGCTCGACCACCAGAgaatggtggcggcggcggcggctgctgctgctgcttctggtggtgctcctcctcctcctcctccagctggtgctgctggtggtgcggTGAAGCGCAAGCACAAGACGTACCAGTACGTGCTgtgggcggccgccgccgtgctgctcGTCGTCGGGTTCGCGGTGGCGACCGTGCTGCTGTTCCGGGGTTACAACGCCAACGAGCACTGCTCCTGGTGCCGCTACCTCAGCTGCGTCCCCACCAAGCGCTGGAAGTGCGACTCGTCGCCGACCTAG
- the LOC101770251 gene encoding scarecrow-like protein 34 has product MSATPEEFLGQGAYLAAPEPFSPSVFLDLPPTPRPDADDPDASDDLVLPFISRMLMEEDIDDKFFYQFPDHPALLNAQQPYAQILSDTTASSSSDSAATNTTSSGTAANSTLSPPSSDAPSSAEPAWPYDSIELSQLLRSPPYPDMGVGLDDFTADDVDALLLQGRQEGATAGFHQSPPVLDTGGGGGGQRQGASLATQNAGSGESQRPRASLAAQNAAGDGSQRQRDSFAAQNAGGGAGIRSLPADEQETKTANATALPAADTDHAALASAFFGAQNGENMDMLNMAFLKGMEEAKKFLPTNNSLLMDLEANSGQSTDSKPVTGFTAARVKEEEVVDGMLLFGGGTTNGRGRKNRYTQEDLEAETGRSSKLMMPEQEETGASELYSEIMSLNYEEFMKRMSDLRIAMDSESEKSARKVSGKKGARGRQRADEVVDLRTMLIHCAQSVATGDRRSGIELLRQIKQHSSPKGDATQRLAHCFAEGLEARLAGTGSQVYQSLVAQRTSVVDFLKAYKLYMVACCYMKVKFTFSTATICNAVAGRSKLHIVEYGVQHGFQYPGLLYTLAKRKGGPPEVRVTAIAVPQPGFRPAHQIEETGHRLSNCARELGVPFKFNAILAQWETVRAKDLNIDPEEVLVVNSECFWGNLMDESVLVDSPSPRDMVLNNIREMRPNVFIHSVVNGTFGAPFFLTRFREALFFYSAQFDMLDATIPRDNDERLLIERDVIGRSALNVIACEGADRVERPETYKQWLVRNHRAGLRQLPLDSEAAKVSRDKVKNYYHRDFLIDEDNRWLLLGWKGRVLYAMSSWTAEDNKPLF; this is encoded by the coding sequence atgtccgCCACGCCGGAGGAGTTCCTGGGCCAGGGGGCCTACCTCGCCGCCCCCGAGCCCTTCTCCCCCTCCGTCTTCCTCGACCTGCCCCCGACGCCCCGCCCCGACGCCGACGACCCGGACGCCTCCGACGACCTCGTCCTCCCCTTCATCTCCAGGATGCTCATGGAGGAGGACATCGACGACAAGTTCTTCTACCAGTTCCCCGACCACCCCGCGCTCCTCAACGCCCAGCAGCCATACGCACAGATCCTCTCCGACACCACCGCCTCGTCCTCGTCCGactccgccgccaccaacaCCACCTCCTCGGGAACCGCCGCCAACTCCACCCtctcgccgccctcctccgacGCCCCCTCGTCCGCCGAGCCCGCCTGGCCGTACGATTCAATCGAGCTCTCCCAGCTGCTCCGCTCCCCGCCATATCCGGACATGGGGGTGGGCCTCGACGACTTCACCGCCGACGATGTCGACGCCCTCTTGCTGCAGGGGCGACAGGAGGGCGCCACCGCCGGGTTCCACCAGAGCCCGCCCGTCTTGGataccggcggcggcggcggaggccaacGGCAGGGGGCCTCCCTCGCCACCCAGAATGCCGGCAGTGGCGAATCCCAGCGGCCGCGCGCTTCCCTCGCCGCCCAGAACGCCGCCGGTGACGGATCCCAGCGGCAGCGCGATTCTTTCGCCGCCCagaacgccggcggcggcgcgggcatcCGGAGTTTGCCTGCGGATGAGCAGGAGACCAAGACGGCAAACGCCACCGCCTTGCCCGCTGCCGACACTGACCACGCCGCGCTGGCCTCGGCATTCTTCGGCGCTCAGAATGGGGAAAACATGGACATGCTCAACATGGCATTCCTCAAAGGCATGGAGGAGGCCAAGAAGTTCTTGCCCACCAACAACAGCCTCCTCATGGATCTCGAGGCCAACTCCGGGCAATCTACAGACAGCAAGCCGGTCACTGGCTTTACTGCTGCCCGagtgaaggaggaggaggtggtggatggGATGTTACTGTTTGGAGGAGGAACCACTAATGGCAGGGGCCGCAAGAACCGCTACACCCAAGAGGATTTGGAGGCCGAGACAGGCAGAAGCAGCAAGCTGATGATGCCGGAACAGGAAGAAACTGGCGCCAGTGAGCTGTACAGCGAAATAATGTCATTAAACTATGAGGAATTCATGAAGCGCATGAGCGACCTGCGCATTGCCATGGATAGCGAGTCTGAGAAGAGTGCGAGGAAGGTGAGTGGGAAGAAGGGAGCGAGGGGGAGGCAGCGTGCAGACGAGGTTGTTGACCTGCGTACCATGCTCATCCATTGCGCACAATCGGTGGCAACCGGCGATCGCCGAAGTGGGATCGAGCTGCTGAGGCAGATCAAGCAGCACTCATCCCCGAAGGGGGACGCCACACAGAGGCTGGCCCATTGTTTCGCAGAGGGACTGGAGGCACGACTTGCAGGCACAGGGAGCCAGGTGTACCAGTCGCTCGTGGCGCAGCGCACCTCGGTTGTGGATTTCCTCAAGGCATACAAGCTGTACATGGTAGCCTGCTGTTACATGAAGGTGAAATTCACGTTCTCCACCGCGACAATCTGTAATGCTGTGGCAGGGAGGAGCAAGTTGCACATCGTGGAGTATGGTGTGCAACATGGATTCCAATATCCAGGTTTGCTCTATACACTGGCAAAGAGGAAAGGTGGACCACCAGAGGTGAGGGTCACCGCAATTGCTGTCCCACAGCCTGGGTTCCGCCCAGCCCACCAGATAGAGGAAACAGGTCACCGCCTCAGTAACTGTGCCCGTGAGTTAGGTGTGCCATTCAAGTTCAACGCTATTTTAGCACAATGGGAGACCGTCCGTGCTAAGGACCTCAATATTGACCCGGAAGAggtgcttgttgtcaacagcgaGTGCTTTTGGGGCAACTTGATGGATGAGAGTGTTTTGGTGGACAGCCCAAGCCCTAGAGATATGGTCCTCAACAACATCCGGGAGATGCGGCCCAACGTGTTCATCCATTCTGTGGTAAATGGCACATTTGGTGCTCCATTCTTTTTGACACGGTTCCGGGAGGCACTGTTCTTTTACTCAGCGCAATTCGACATGCTTGATGCGACCATCCCCAGGGACAATGATGAACGGCTGCTGATTGAGCGGGATGTCATTGGGAGGTCTGCCCTGAATGTGATTGCTTGTGAGGGTGCAGACCGGGTGGAACGCCCTGAAACTTATAAGCAATGGCTAGTGCGGAACCACCGGGCTGGGCTGAGGCAGCTACCATTGGATTCAGAGGCCGCCAAGGTTTCCAGGGACAAGGTCAAGAACTATTATCACAGAGACTTTCTCATCGATGAGGATAACCGTTGGTTGCTGCTGGGATGGAAGGGACGGGTACTCTATGCCATGTCATCATGGACGGCTGAGGATAATAAGCCCCTCTTTTAG